One window of Candidatus Omnitrophota bacterium genomic DNA carries:
- a CDS encoding efflux RND transporter periplasmic adaptor subunit, translating to MIKNRRWKIYLGSAIVIMALIFLVKLKGKPSGEVTREIRPALGSIRTTITSTATVQPQNRLEVKPPISGRIDRILVREGDKVKVGQTLALMSSTERAALLDAARGRGEEEMKYWEDVYKATPLISPIDGEVIVSTDDPGQTVTASEAVMVLSDHLIVQAQVDETDIGGVRVGQEAVINLDAYPKIKVNGRVDHIYYESTVVNNVTIYQVDIVPETVPEVFRSGMSATVNIAEKTKENALLIPLEAVKRNNEGPYVLISRGAGRAPEERKIELGISDEKNAEVVSGLSEQDTILVKGQKYVLPTAPAAGTNPLMPSRRRSGR from the coding sequence ATGATAAAAAATAGAAGATGGAAGATATATCTCGGATCGGCGATAGTCATAATGGCGTTGATATTCCTGGTGAAACTGAAGGGTAAGCCCTCCGGCGAGGTCACCAGGGAGATAAGGCCCGCCCTCGGCAGCATACGTACTACGATAACTTCAACGGCCACCGTCCAGCCGCAGAACAGGCTGGAGGTGAAACCGCCGATAAGCGGCCGCATAGACCGGATACTGGTCAGGGAGGGAGATAAGGTGAAGGTCGGCCAGACGCTTGCGCTCATGAGCTCCACCGAAAGGGCCGCCCTCCTGGACGCGGCGCGCGGCCGCGGCGAGGAGGAGATGAAGTACTGGGAAGATGTGTATAAGGCGACCCCCTTGATATCTCCGATAGACGGGGAGGTCATAGTCAGCACCGATGACCCCGGCCAGACCGTGACCGCGTCGGAAGCGGTGATGGTCCTTTCGGACCACCTCATCGTCCAGGCCCAGGTCGACGAGACCGATATAGGCGGCGTGCGCGTCGGTCAGGAGGCCGTCATAAATCTCGACGCCTACCCCAAGATAAAGGTGAACGGCAGGGTGGACCATATATATTACGAATCGACGGTGGTCAATAATGTGACCATCTACCAGGTCGATATAGTGCCTGAGACCGTCCCGGAGGTCTTCCGCTCGGGGATGTCCGCCACAGTGAACATCGCGGAGAAGACAAAAGAGAACGCTTTACTGATACCGCTTGAGGCCGTCAAAAGGAATAACGAAGGCCCTTACGTGCTCATAAGCCGCGGCGCCGGCAGGGCGCCGGAGGAAAGGAAGATCGAGCTGGGGATCTCGGACGAAAAGAACGCGGAGGTGGTATCCGGGTTGTCGGAGCAGGATACGATACTGGTCAAAGGGCAGAAGTATGTACTGCCGACCGCCCCGGCTGCCGGCACAAACCCTCTTATGCCTTCCAGGAGACGCAGCGGCAGGTAG